Proteins encoded together in one Macadamia integrifolia cultivar HAES 741 chromosome 8, SCU_Mint_v3, whole genome shotgun sequence window:
- the LOC122086345 gene encoding probable phytol kinase 1, chloroplastic isoform X3, translated as MGVVVACGILCITPSLRRSRICSVGRHGVAVPKVSPAFPCLLKQAWWATTTSSIKDLAGSSGFRPPSAIPRPFHEHHGLLLQDIGATALALAGAYSLVLGFDKLTKRNIIQQDSTSPEARYFAALVPLINCIRLIIHGLSLATDEGLIKSVTREGNPEELLRGPLYYVLILICCAVIFWRDSPVGVIVLAMMCGGDGFADIMGRRFGALKIPYNMNKSWVGSISMFLSGFLISVGMLYYFSGLGYFQLDWSWTVERVALISLGATVVESLPTTKVVDDNISVPLSSMLMAFLLFS; from the exons ATGGGGGTTGTCGTGGCGTGTGGGATTTTATGCATCACACCTTCTCTCAGACGCTCGAGAATCTGTAGCGTTGGTCGCCATGGAGTCGCCGTACCCAAGGTCTCACCTGCTTTCCCCTGTCTTCTGAAGCAAGCATGGTGGGCTACTACCACTAGTAGCATTAAAGATTTAGCCGGCTCCTCCGGCTTTAGGCCTCCCTCTGCAATTCCTCGCCCTTTCCATGAGCATCACGGCTTACTTTTGCAGGATATAGGAGCCACGGCGCTCGCCTTGGCAGGCGCTTATTCTCTCGTTCTCGGGTTCGACAAACTCACCAAACGGAACATTATCCAACAG GATAGCACCTCACCAGAAGCTCGATATTTTGCTGCTTTGGTTCCTCTTATCAATTGCATAAGGCTAATCATCCATGGCCTTTCTCTGGCCACTGACGAAGGTCTCATAAAATCTGTTACTCGAGAAGGAAACCCAGA GGAATTGCTTAGAGGTCCCCTTTActatgttttgattttgatttgttgCGCGGTCATCTTCTGGCGTGATTCCCCAGTTGGAGTGATTGTATTAGCTATGATGTGTGGTGGGGATG GGTTTGCTGATATTATGGGGAGAAGATTTGGCGCACTAAAAATTCCATATAATATGAACAAGAGTTGGGTTGGGAGCATCTCTATGTTTCTATCTGGGTTCTTGATTTCTGTAGG GATGCTATACTACTTTTCTGGTCTGGGGTACTTTCAGTTGGATTGGTCATGGACAGTTGAAAGAGTAGCTTTAATCTCGTTAGGTGCTACAGTTGTGGAATCCCTTCCAACAACCAAAGTCGTTGATGATAACATATCTGTTCCTTTATCAAGCATGTTAATGGCATTTCTGCTTTTCAGTTAA
- the LOC122086345 gene encoding probable phytol kinase 1, chloroplastic isoform X2, whose amino-acid sequence MGVVVACGILCITPSLRRSRICSVGRHGVAVPKVSPAFPCLLKQAWWATTTSSIKDLAGSSGFRPPSAIPRPFHEHHGLLLQDIGATALALAGAYSLVLGFDKLTKRNIIQQSLSRKLVHILSGFLFMFSWPLFSTSPEARYFAALVPLINCIRLIIHGLSLATDEGLIKSVTREGNPEELLRGPLYYVLILICCAVIFWRDSPVGVIVLAMMCGFADIMGRRFGALKIPYNMNKSWVGSISMFLSGFLISVGMLYYFSGLGYFQLDWSWTVERVALISLGATVVESLPTTKVVDDNISVPLSSMLMAFLLFS is encoded by the exons ATGGGGGTTGTCGTGGCGTGTGGGATTTTATGCATCACACCTTCTCTCAGACGCTCGAGAATCTGTAGCGTTGGTCGCCATGGAGTCGCCGTACCCAAGGTCTCACCTGCTTTCCCCTGTCTTCTGAAGCAAGCATGGTGGGCTACTACCACTAGTAGCATTAAAGATTTAGCCGGCTCCTCCGGCTTTAGGCCTCCCTCTGCAATTCCTCGCCCTTTCCATGAGCATCACGGCTTACTTTTGCAGGATATAGGAGCCACGGCGCTCGCCTTGGCAGGCGCTTATTCTCTCGTTCTCGGGTTCGACAAACTCACCAAACGGAACATTATCCAACAG AGTTTGAGCAGAAAACTAGTCCATATATTGTCGGGGTTTCTTTTCATGTTTTCCTGGCCCCTGTTCAG CACCTCACCAGAAGCTCGATATTTTGCTGCTTTGGTTCCTCTTATCAATTGCATAAGGCTAATCATCCATGGCCTTTCTCTGGCCACTGACGAAGGTCTCATAAAATCTGTTACTCGAGAAGGAAACCCAGA GGAATTGCTTAGAGGTCCCCTTTActatgttttgattttgatttgttgCGCGGTCATCTTCTGGCGTGATTCCCCAGTTGGAGTGATTGTATTAGCTATGATGTGTG GGTTTGCTGATATTATGGGGAGAAGATTTGGCGCACTAAAAATTCCATATAATATGAACAAGAGTTGGGTTGGGAGCATCTCTATGTTTCTATCTGGGTTCTTGATTTCTGTAGG GATGCTATACTACTTTTCTGGTCTGGGGTACTTTCAGTTGGATTGGTCATGGACAGTTGAAAGAGTAGCTTTAATCTCGTTAGGTGCTACAGTTGTGGAATCCCTTCCAACAACCAAAGTCGTTGATGATAACATATCTGTTCCTTTATCAAGCATGTTAATGGCATTTCTGCTTTTCAGTTAA
- the LOC122086345 gene encoding probable phytol kinase 1, chloroplastic isoform X1 gives MGVVVACGILCITPSLRRSRICSVGRHGVAVPKVSPAFPCLLKQAWWATTTSSIKDLAGSSGFRPPSAIPRPFHEHHGLLLQDIGATALALAGAYSLVLGFDKLTKRNIIQQSLSRKLVHILSGFLFMFSWPLFSTSPEARYFAALVPLINCIRLIIHGLSLATDEGLIKSVTREGNPEELLRGPLYYVLILICCAVIFWRDSPVGVIVLAMMCGGDGFADIMGRRFGALKIPYNMNKSWVGSISMFLSGFLISVGMLYYFSGLGYFQLDWSWTVERVALISLGATVVESLPTTKVVDDNISVPLSSMLMAFLLFS, from the exons ATGGGGGTTGTCGTGGCGTGTGGGATTTTATGCATCACACCTTCTCTCAGACGCTCGAGAATCTGTAGCGTTGGTCGCCATGGAGTCGCCGTACCCAAGGTCTCACCTGCTTTCCCCTGTCTTCTGAAGCAAGCATGGTGGGCTACTACCACTAGTAGCATTAAAGATTTAGCCGGCTCCTCCGGCTTTAGGCCTCCCTCTGCAATTCCTCGCCCTTTCCATGAGCATCACGGCTTACTTTTGCAGGATATAGGAGCCACGGCGCTCGCCTTGGCAGGCGCTTATTCTCTCGTTCTCGGGTTCGACAAACTCACCAAACGGAACATTATCCAACAG AGTTTGAGCAGAAAACTAGTCCATATATTGTCGGGGTTTCTTTTCATGTTTTCCTGGCCCCTGTTCAG CACCTCACCAGAAGCTCGATATTTTGCTGCTTTGGTTCCTCTTATCAATTGCATAAGGCTAATCATCCATGGCCTTTCTCTGGCCACTGACGAAGGTCTCATAAAATCTGTTACTCGAGAAGGAAACCCAGA GGAATTGCTTAGAGGTCCCCTTTActatgttttgattttgatttgttgCGCGGTCATCTTCTGGCGTGATTCCCCAGTTGGAGTGATTGTATTAGCTATGATGTGTGGTGGGGATG GGTTTGCTGATATTATGGGGAGAAGATTTGGCGCACTAAAAATTCCATATAATATGAACAAGAGTTGGGTTGGGAGCATCTCTATGTTTCTATCTGGGTTCTTGATTTCTGTAGG GATGCTATACTACTTTTCTGGTCTGGGGTACTTTCAGTTGGATTGGTCATGGACAGTTGAAAGAGTAGCTTTAATCTCGTTAGGTGCTACAGTTGTGGAATCCCTTCCAACAACCAAAGTCGTTGATGATAACATATCTGTTCCTTTATCAAGCATGTTAATGGCATTTCTGCTTTTCAGTTAA
- the LOC122086344 gene encoding serine/threonine-protein kinase spk-1-like translates to MGDNQKEDRSESSEFTSEDEGTEDYRRGGYHAVRIGDTFKGGRYVVQSKLGWGHFSTVWLAWDTHNSRHVALKVQKSAQHYTEAAMDEITILKQIAEGDPDDNKCVVKLLDHFKHSGPNGQHVCMVFEYLGDNLLTLIKYTDYRGVPLHVVKEICFHILVGLDYLHRQLSIIHTDLKPENILLLSTIDPAKDPRKSGAPLILPSTKDKSVFESGAAKDIKNSNGDLTKSQKKKIRRKAKRAAQGCMGQEAAEESELESKIAGAEATTPDAKVNAHLLEDHSATSVFKDKSLSAADALKDFSKESQVCKRGSRSTRQKLLASVDLKCKLVDFGNACWTYKQFTSDIQTRQYRCPEVLLGSKYSTPADLWSFACICFELATGDVLFDPHSGDNFDRDEDHLALMMELLGMMPRKIALSGRYSRDFFNRYGDLRHIRRLRFWPLSKVLVEKYEFREQDANDMADFLVPILDFVPEKRPTAAQCLLHPWISAGPWLLDPSVPSSQNQVLDGDISERMRREDDEREAMEVGVGNIAIDVVLKQVKDPQPSGKPTKAAVHSSR, encoded by the exons ATGGGGGACAACCAGAAGGAGGATCGCAGTGAGAGCAGTGAATTCACATCGGAGGACGAAGGGACGGAGGATTACAGGCGAGGAGGTTATCATGCGGTGCGAATTGGTGATACATTCAAGGGCGGCCGCTACGTCGTACAGAGCAAGCTCGGCTGGGGCCATTTCTCCACCGTCTGGCTCGCTTGGGATACTCACAACTCT CGACATGTTGCTCTCAAAGTACAAAAGAGCGCTCAGCACTATACTGAGGCAGCGATGGATGAGATAACAATCCTCAAACAGATCGCCGAGGGGGATCCTGATGACAACAAGTGCGTCGTCAAGCTTTTGGATCATTTCAAGCACTCTGGACCTAATGGGCAGCATGTTTGTATGGTTTTTGAGTATCTGGGTGATAATCTTTTGACCCTTATTAAGTACACTGACTACCGCGGGGTGCCTCTCCATGTGGTTAAGGAAATCTGTTTCCACATTTTGGTGGGTTTGGATTACTTGCATCGCCAACTTTCTATTATACACACCGACCTGAAGCCTGAAAACATCCTGCTTTTGTCCACGATAGACCCAGCAAAAGACCCCAGAAAATCAGGTGCTCCTCTCATCCTTCCCTCTACCAAGGATAAATCCGTCTTTGAGTCTGGGGCTGCCAAGGATATTAAGAACTCCAATGGCGATTTGACAAAGagccagaagaagaagatccgcCGGAAGGCTAAACGGGCAGCTCAAGGTTGCATGGGGCAGGAAGCTGCTGAGGAATCCGAACTGGAGTCCAAAATTGCAGGTGCAGAAGCAACAACCCCTGATGCAAAAGTAAATGCCCATCTCTTGGAAGACCATTCAGCAACTTCTGTATTCAAAGATAAATCATTGAGTGCTGCTGATGCATTAAAGGATTTTAGTAAAGAAAGTCAGGTATGCAAGAGAGGGAGCCGCTCCACAAGGCAGAAACTGTTAGCATCTGTTGACCTTAAGTGCAAATTGGTTGATTTTGGAAATGCCTGTTGGACATATAAACAGTTTACCAGTGATATCCAGACAAGGCAGTATCGGTGCCCTGAGGTTCTCCTTGGTTCCAAGTACTCTACTCCGGCGGATCTCTGGTCATTTGCTTGCATATGCTTTGAGCTTGCAACTGGCGATGTTCTCTTTGATCCTCACAGTGGTGACAACTTTGATAGGGATGAG GATCACTTGGCTCTAATGATGGAACTACTTGGAATGATGCCACGCAAG attGCATTAAGTGGTCGGTATTCTCGGGATTTCTTCAACAGGTATGGGGACTTGAGGCACATCCGTCGCTTGCGTTTCTGGCCTCTTAGTAAAGTGCTTGTAGAGAAATACGAATTCAGAGAGCAAGATGCAAATGATATGGCTGATTTCCTTGTCCCGATACTGGATTTTGTCCCTGAGAAACGGCCAACGGCTGCTCAATGCCTTCTTCATCCATGGATTAGTGCAGGCCCTTGGCTTCTTGACCCTTCCGTTCCTTCTTCTCAAAATCAGGTTTTAGATGGTGATATTTCTGAGAGGATGAGGAGAGAGGATGATGAAAGGGAGGCAATGGAGGTGGGTGTGGGAAACATTGCGATTGATGTAGTTCTTAAGCAGGTTAAAGATCCTCAACCCAGTGGTAAACCCACCAAGGCTGCTGTTCATTCTTCTAGGTAA
- the LOC122085545 gene encoding uncharacterized protein LOC122085545 produces MQYVSSIKATWDITGCTIMFDSWTDIKKRSWVNVIAYSPGGAVFLKCIECGINRLTSTFLFNEISDVIEKVGPKNVVQFISNNGSNFCSCGDMLSGKWRHIYRINCAAHGINLLLKDIHKKVKWVREVIEDGKLVVDYIHRHTGIVALMRKFTNNRDIKQPCKTRFGTYFFMLQSLIVVENELRLFVASSEWRAFQFNRAEMAVRTIGIIQSETFWEGAKEVVAFMEPLIRILRLVDSDGSTAGYLYEATERAKETLRKFVEKDGGKYLAIMDLFQFRLEKNIIHHVHLFGALLNPSIMFGGRLDIDGTKFMNAQDFIMDIMVPLEDREQFMQEVIDYRMKSPLLFNMTGQTMMKTNHPRIWWQFVGSAFPVLQNIACRILSQPCSSSPCERNWSAWDAAQTKKRNRLAPEMLEDLVYIRMNSMMRENYESQLHKDSRPIDLDNLGELPIVDFELEMERLEQTYEEPEPSDTGADGGSTSCNLMSPH; encoded by the exons ATGCAATATGTTAGCAGTATAAAGGCGACATGGGATATCACAGGTTGCACAATTATGTTTGATTCTTGGACTGACATAAAGAAGAGGTCATGGGTTAATGTGATTGCTTACTCTCCTGGGGGTGCTGTGTTTTTGAAATGTATTGAGTGCGGTATAAATAGATTAACTTCCACAtttcttttcaatgaaatttctgatgtcATTGAAAAAGTTGGACCAAAGAATGTTGtgcaatttatttcaaataatgGTTCTAACTTTTGTTCTTGTGGTGATATGTTGTCTGGAAAATGGCGTCATATATATAGAATAAATTGTGCTGCTCATGGGATTAATCTGCTTTTGAAAGATATTCACAAAAAAGTTAAATGGGTGAGGGAAGTTATAGAAGATGGAAAACTTGTAGTGGATTATATTCACAGGCACACAGGTATTGTAGCATTGATGAGAAAATTCACCAACAATAGAGATATCAAGCAGCCTTGCAAGACAAGGTTtggtacttatttttttatgctgcAGTCTCTTATTGTTGTTGAGAATGAGCTGAGGCTTTTTGTTGCATCATCTGAGTGGAGAGCCTTTCAATTCAATAGAGCTGAAATGGCAGTGAGAACTATTGGAATAATTCAATCAGAGACATTTTGGGAGGGGGCAAAGGAAGTTGTTGCTTTCATGGAGCCACTTATTCGTATTCTTCGCCTTGTTGATTCAGATGGTTCTACTGCAGGTTACTTATATGAAGCAACAGAAAGGGCAAAAGAAACATTGAGAAAATTTGTGGAGAAGGATGGAGGGAAGTATTTAGCCATAAtggatttgtttcaatttaggtTAGAGAAGAACATTATTCATCATGTTCATCTCTTTGGTGCACTTTTGAATCCTTCTATTATGTTTGGTGGTCGACTTGATATTGATGGAACTAAATTTATGAATGCACAAGATTTTATAATGGACATCATGGTTCCTTTAGAAGATCGTGAGCAATTCATGCAAGAAGTCATTGATTATCGCATGAAAAGTCCATTGTTGTTCAATATGACAGGGCAGACAATGATGAAAACTAATCATCCAA ggatttggtggCAATTTGTTGGTAGTGCATTTCCTGTGCTTCAAAATATTGCTTGTAGAATCTTGAGTCAGCCTTGTAGTTCCTCTCCTTGTGAGCGTAATTGGAGTGCTTGGGATGCagcacaaacaaagaaaagaaatagattagCCCCAGAGATGCTAGAGGATTTGGTGTACATCAGGATGAACTCTATGATGAGGGAGAACTATGAAAGCCAACTCCATAAAGATTCAAGGCCTATTGATTTAGATAATCTTGGTGAATTACCTATAGTAGACTTTGAGCTTGAAATGGAGAGGCTTGAGCAGACGTACGAGGAACCTGAACCATCTGACACTGGAGCTGATGGAGGATCTACTTCATGTAATTTAATGTCTCctcattga